The genomic region GAATCGGCCTGGCATCCCGTTTTTTCCAGTCAAACAGCGACCACAACATACCGGCGACAAAAAATAACGCCACCGGGGGGGTCAGGATGGCCAGTGTGCGGGTCCAGTTGGAGTCGAATCTACCAGGTTTCAACGGATTCAGGTCGGAATAGGCAGGCACTATGTCCAAGTCATGCATGTCCGTGTGCAGGAAACCGCTATTGAGAGGGTGGGCAGCATAACCATGACATCCTGCAGCCGTACAGGTCTGTTTCAGATTGTCAGCATGAACAGCGGACGCCTTGTTCTCAGCAGGTAAAATACCGTGACGGCTTCCGGATGGAGCATGGCATTCGCTGCAGGTGGTGCCATCTTCACTGTTCGCAGCTACCAGTCGACCGTGAAGCCCCATCTCATAACTGTCTGACGCAAGTACGAAGTGTGCGTCAGCCGCTTTCTTTTTTCCGTCGGAGGTGGATTGACGTTCCACCCGTTTCATCGCCTCCCTGTCCTGGTGACAGCCATTGCAGACCTTCACCTCCTCCTGTTTGGTCCAGCGCTCACCCACCAGACGACGCAGAATATGCCCCCCCATCTGGCCGCGCCATACCTTGCCCTGATGACAGTTTCCACAGGCCTGCTCCTCGTGGTTGAACGCCTCCTGAAACAGCGCCATCTTCTCTTCAGGAATGTAGAGGGTGTTGGCGTGACAGCGACGGCAGGAGGGAGGGGCATAGTTAAGGTCTTCGTCGATTCGATTGGCCCCGGTAAAACCTTTGGTTTGCCCCTGACCATGAATCGAAGCAAGAAACTCCTCGGCTATGGGCTTGTGAGTATAGGCCTCACCCTTTGACGGTTCCTCCAGATGGCAGGCGGCGGCACAGTCCACTTCGCCATTCTCCGGGCGGTGGGGAAACGCTTTGATTTTTCGATGACAGTCGGTACAGGGCACACTGCCGTGTATGGAAGCGGCATAGTGGTCTGATGAGAGGGTGGAGTCGCGTATTACTCCATCTTTATCAGCGTAGGCCAGTCCCGGTAAGGCGTGGCAGGCGAGACAACCATCTGGGTCTGACTGTCGTTGTGCGCCAATGACGTCGGTGACGATTGCCATCATCAAACCAAAGCCGAACAGCACAGCAACAAGGATTAGGGACCAGCGTAACTTTCGTCTCTCTTTCCCCTCTCCTTTTGGAGCCACCGCACTCCAGACCGGGGGAGGAGCGACCTCAATTCCTTTCTTCAATCGGGCGGGCATCTTCTGCGGCGGCAGGGTGACCCAATCAATGGCTCCCCACTCGCAGGCAATCACACACTCCCGGCAGACCAGGCAGGAGAGCTGGTCAACCTCCGCAATGCGATCCTCCATGCGGATTGCGCCGGAGATGCAGACCTCGGCACAATCCCGGCAACCTGTGCACCTGCTGCGTTCGACACGGATTCGCTGCACGAAGGAGAGCTTTGCACCGATGCGGTTGATTATGCCGTCGATGGCCCCCACCGGGCAGAGAAACTGGCAGTAACCACGACCCAATTTGGCAAAGAAACCGAGCAGGATCACCAGCGCCAGGTTCACCGCACCGACGGTGGAGATTAGATAGACAATGCCGCGGGCATCGCCGACAAAAGCCTCGAACATGCGCGGAATAGTTATGAAGTTACACAGGGTACAGGCACTGAAGCCCAACGCCGGCATCACCACCAGATAGGTGATGAAATAGCCGTAACGGATCGGCACTTGGGGCAGAACACGGTAGTCGATCTTCCATCGGTCATGAAAGAGTCGGCTGACCAGTTCTGGAAAACCGCCCATGGGACAAAGATAACCACACCAGAGCCTGCCGAAGAAAAATGTGACCGTGAGAATCATGGCCAGGGCGCCCACACCAATGGCCGCCACCTTGACCTGACTGACAAAGTCGTCCCAGCCCATGCCGGGGAAGATGAGGTAGAAACGACGGATGCAGAGACCGCCACAGAGATCGTCGTTGCCCGCCAGTTGCGGCAGAAACAGGAAGGGGGACAGCAACATCAGGCAGGAGATCACGATGATGTTGTAGCGCAACCATCGCCCGCGAAAAAACCGACTGATCCACCTACTCTCCGCCATCGCTGCGGCTACTCCTGAAATTGGTGGCAGGCCTGACAGAGGCTGCCGTCTTTAGCCGGTAATCGGAGCAGAATCTCCTTCTCGATCCTGCGGTAGGCCGGTAACTCGATCGTCTTGTCCAGCGTCTGTTGCAGCTCGGCCAGCCGGACTTTCTTGTCTTCAAGATAGACCCCGCTCCAGGGGTCATTGCGATATCCGATACCCTCGTTCACCGGATGGTCCGCAACCTGTTTCCCACCCGCCCGATCACTGTCGATCACTCCCTGTTCATGAGGGGTATGGCAGGTGACACAGGTGACCCGTTTCCTGCTGTCGAGAGGCAGGATGATCTGGTGTTTCTCTTCCGCTTTTATCATCGCCTCGCGGATCTCTTCGCTCGGCTCCACCTGATGGGCCAGGGTATTGAGGTGAGGGGTCTTCAGGTGGCAGCCAAGGCAGAGGTTCTCCAGAGGCAGCCGAAATTTCAATTGACTGCGGTCGGTGACCTGCTCCGGTTCCGGGCTCTCCTGATGACAATAGAGACAGCGTTGCTCATCCAATCTTCCCCCTTGATCGAACATCAGGTGCACATTGAAACGCTCCATGCCCTGCTTCTCATGACAGAGATAGCAGAAGGTTGTCAACGAATCGTAGGGGCCCTGCAGCAGGAAGTCCTCCACACTGCTGTCCACCTCTTCCAGCGGGATCTTTTCCAGGTCGCTAACGCCGTGGCAGGTATCGCAAATCAGCTCGCTCTGCCGACCCAGGAGAAAGGCTTCCGGCGGTTCCATCCCTTGAGCAAGCTTCACCCCCACCGGGTGGTGTAGAGGTGGAAGCTTTATCTCTGCCGCCACCACTCCGATGGAGATAAATATCAGGATGAAAAAAAACAGGTTTCTCACAGTCCCACCTGCACCGCTTCACCGTGGGTGTGGCAGGGTCGGCAATCCTCACCCACCATATGCACACCATCGAGTCCGTTGCCGCTATCGACGGCGGCATCATCCAGCGGTATATCCATATCGTGACAGAGCACGCAGAGCTGAGAGTAGTCACCATTGGCACCCACGGTCACCGGAAAGGCCGAGAGACGAATCGCATTACCCAGCCGTTGAACTCCCTTGATCGACGAATCGATGATCAGCTTGTCGTTGATGGTGCCGTGCATCGCATGACAGTCACTGCAGTTGACCAGATCAGGGTAGAGATAACCGTCGCGCAGACCGGCATAGGTACCCTGTCCGCTACCATCCCGCCAGCCGTGATAATCGAATACCTGATAGTCGTCTTCCAGAGCAATCAGGGGATCATCGAAGCTACTGCCGACAATCTCAAACCCCGGCTGCTGATGGTCCCGGTTGTGACAGCGCAGACAGAAATCGGTCTCAGTGGTGTAGGGAGCAAGAAAACCCGCAGCATCAGCAAACAGGGTCAAGTCGCTGTTGGAGTCAAAAAACCCATCCATATCAGAACCAAAGTGGCAGGTGAGGCACTCAGCATCGGTCAAGGCACCGGGGGTGCCACCAGAAAAATGGTGAGCCTGGCCGCCATCCTGATGAGGATCAGCAGGCAGATCCTGCGTGTTATGGCAGACCAAACAGGGCCGAGTCAGGCTTGTGCCGTTATCTCCGTGACAACCGGTACAGGTGGAGTAGCCTTTCTGTTGCACAAGCTGTTGAGTGGACGCCGGGGCGTCACTGTGGATTACCGCCAGAGCATGACAGCTATCGCAGGCCTCCAGGCCCCAAGCGGTACCACCATCGCCGTGAGAACTGTCCAACAACAGCCGTCCGGAAACCGCTGCTGATATCGCGTCGGCATCGTCATCGCTGTCTCCGCCGCCACAGCCACTCAATAAAAGAGAGATCATTATCATCCAGAGCCATCTCATGGATTGCCTCCTCTATGGCACTCCCGGCAGTAACCGGCATTGTGACAACTTCCGCAGGTCGCAGGGTCCATCCTCGCTTCAAGCCCGTGGCGATCCCGGTAACCCAGCGGGTGATTGACACGATGCGGACTGTTGCGCCGAAAGTGGCAATCAGTACAAAAACTCAGATCCAGATGACAGAGACGGCAGGCCACCTGATCCTGGATTGCCGCTTCGCCGTGGATCGTCTTGTAGTCAAAAGCGTGATCCTCGGGTCGGATGGTGCTGGTATCGGGATGGCAGTATTCGCAGGCAATGGGAGCGGAACGCTCCGCCACATGACACTCGTGGCAAATCGCCTCCAAGGGTTCGTTGGAGAGAGTCTCCAACTTGCTGAGCATTTTCAGATCTGTCAGTTTTGTCCCACTGAAAGGGTGGCACGCCATGCAGACATCACCACGGTTTTTCATAATCTCCTGATGTGCATTATGGGGAAAAAAGATATCGGCCCGCTGGCGGCGCTTCTCCCACCATTTCGGTTCATCCCCTTGTTTGACAACCTCGGCGGAAACCGCAATCAGGGTAAAAAACATCAGACAGAGAGAGAAAGTCAGCCGGATCTTCACAGCACACCCGCCTGTGGCATCTTGAAGAAGTCGTAACGCAGACTCAGTCCCAGCCGATATTCATTATCACGATCGCTTTGGTCGATATACTCACCGAACAGATCAATAAAGAGGTCTTTTCTCAACCTGCGCTTGAGGCGAAAGGCACTGCCAATGGCCTGGTTGCTTCCAGAGAGTTGGGTCTCTTTGCGTTGCAAAACAGCTTCAAGCTCCAACTCGACAAACGCCGTCAGCGCCTTTCTCACCCGACCATAAAGACTGATCGATTCGTCCCCGTTCAAGGTCAGGTAGTCCAGCCGGGACTCCAGTCTCCATCCATCGACATCACGGTAGTTCAACTCGGCCGCCATGCCTGAACCACTGCTACCTATTTCGCGCCATCGCCGGCTCACCTCCAACAAACCTGTCAGGCGACGGGTCAGCGGTCGGTGCCAGCTACCCTTTGCCACGCTCTGCCTTCCCCTTGCGTAATCGTGATAGAAACGGTCGCGGAAGCTGGCCGGTGTTTTACCTGGTTGGTAGAAGTCATAGAGCAGGTGCATACGACCATATGTCTGCAGGTCGATGTCTGCACTGCCCGAAAGTGCGTCCATCTCCTGTTGATCAAGGCGAAAACTGCCGGAAACATTGAAGCGTTTCAGCCCAATTGCCTTCGGATCACCGCCACCAGAGCCGCCCATGCCCCAAGTCATCCGTAAGGCGTTTTCATCATGCCACTGGTGCTGAAGTCCCAACCGGGTATTCACTGTTTTCAGACCACTGTATCCTGACCCGGTTTCAGCCTGATAACGGCCTTCGGCCCCGAGCAGAAAACCACCGCTCAGACCGTCATAGTCATCGATTCGCTTGGATGATCCTGCAAAGAGATTCCATCTGACGGGCCTCTCGGCGCTCTGCAGGGAGATGCCGTCAAGGGTGTAGAATCCACCGCCGTCAGCATGGTCAAATCGGCCGATGGTCACTTCACTTCCGTAACGTTCAATTTGAGTGCGGAAATAGAGCTGATGGAGTGCATGGTCAATCTCTCCCTCATCTCCACCTCGCAGTCCAAACTGCAGTACAGCCTGTTGCCCCTTTATCCTGTCTGTGTAGATGACTTCGCCCCACTGCTCCAGATAACTCCGATTGTTATTGAACAGGAAGTTATCCATCTGCAGTGTGGTCTCCATAAAACCGGAGTAACCGGCCCACGCCGGAGAAAGTGTACAGAGAAGGAACCCTCCACTCATGATTCCGATGGCTCGAAAGCAGGACATCAGGTACGGCGGGGTGTCTTTGTCTCTGCCCCTTTATCCTTGAGCGCGGCCCAACCCACCAATGAGGCGAGGGCTATGACACATCCGGCACAACCGGTGCACTGTCCCAACAGCACCAGAGTGCAGCGACTGGATAGGGTCATATGACCCATGGCGAAACCTGCACCGGCACCCCAGGGCAGCAGCACCTTGACGACACTCTTTTTGATAGGAAACGGCATCTTCACCTCCCAGGAAAAACGCCATCACCGAGACCAGAGGCAATCAGCCCCTGTCACGGTGATGGCTTTGGACGATCAGATCCGTGCTGTTTTTCTTCGCTGGAGAAGGCGTCCACTTAACAGGAGCAGCAACACCATCGGTAGATAAATGACGGAGCCACCTCCGCTGGATGAGATGGATGTACTGTCAACCGTGTCACGGGCTACCGCATCGGTTACTGCGTAGTAACTGAAATGGTCAGTGCGCATAACCACGTAGCCATCCTCGGCCGCTGTCTGAGGGCGAACCAGCACAATACTGGCAGGATCAACCTGACCCCAGGCGACTCCATCCGACGAGGTAACGATGCTGACTTGATCCACATCGGTGCCACTCCAGGGCAACTTCACATAGAGCGGTGTACCCGGAAATTGGGTGACCGGGTTGCCACTGCTGTCTGTGGCTTCGAGTCGATAGACCATATAGGTCTGACGATTGGTAGCCTGGGTTGCCGCAGTGGCCAGTTCGTCACTCCCCATTCCGACCAGGAAACGATAGGTGGGTAACACCACACCTGCCTGCACACTGTCCTCCGACATGATAGCGACCTGACGCACCGCAGGCTCACCGTTGCTGGGTTGAAACAGATAGATCTCCCCAGTGGGCATTAACAGCTGCAGCGGAGCAATATCCCCTTCAGCAAGACCGATACCTGCCATAGCAGTGTCGCTGACTATCTTCTGAACCATACCGCTGATCACAGGAGCAATAGAGGAATTCAGACGGGAAAGGGAGGGATTGATTCCACTGGAGTAGAGAATGTCGGAAACATTTTCGGTCACCACGCCGTTGGCATCCACTTTCATGGAGGGGAAATCAAAAACGATTACCCCTTCATCCACCAGACGTTTGTCCACCACGGTAGTGACAGTCTTGATATTTGCCTCACTCAGAATACCATCGTTTGAGATCAGCGAACTAAAGGCGCCCCGTGCCGTTTGTGTATGGCAATCTTCACACTGTGCTGCCTCTACAGCAGGCCGGGTATTGTGGGACATCACATAGAAGTTGGATGCACTCCAGACCAGAACCGCATCGGGATTTTCCAACCCCTTGCCTAGCAGCACGGCGTCATAGGCACCTTTCAGCGCCATCATGGTGTCATAATCGGCAGGGTCACCAAAACGCCAGGAGCCGTGTGAAAAACGCACCGTCACCTGTCCCAACTCAGCACCGGAAACCGGATCGATTACCGCACCGTACTGGTCACCATTGGCATCGGTCTCCATACGAAATGCGCTGTTACGTTCTGTCTGGCTGAAGACATAACCGCTGGTTTTATCCTTCCAGTAGTAACGGTATCTTGCGTTGTAGGGGCGAAGACGCACTTTTCCGTCCTCACTGGCCGCATAGCGGTACATGATCTGCAATGATGTGCCACGACTCGCCTTATCAGTGATATGACACGCCTCACAGGTAACTACATCAAGATGGGTCTGGGTGATACTGGTGAGTGAATTTTCCGTGTAACCCGCCATATCTCCAGCAAGTTTCCAGCGTTCCCTGTGTGCGCTCAGCATGTCGGGATGACCGGATGGGATCGCAGGTGTCTCTGCATCATCGTGACAATAGACGCAGGATTTGGCCGAGGGTGTGTAATCGCGCTCGTTGGCCACATCCATGTCGGAGTTGCCCTTGAGGAAGCTGTGGTCGGCATCCAGATCCACATTGGAATGGGATGGATTGTAGTAATTGCGCGTGTGGCAGGCATTACAGTTCTGGATCTCCCGGGTTTCACCATTGGCCTCGGTCCAGTCCAGTCCCTTATGCACATCATCCTGATAGTCCCGCACCAGCAGGTCATTCTCTTCATAGACCAGCGTGGCGTTATCACCGAAACCGTAAAAACCTCGCCGTGAATTGGCGGTACGATGGCACTGCATGCAGGCGTCGTTGGCAGGATATCGAACCATGGGAATCACAGCCTTTCTGTCGCCGTCGAAGGCAGCCGCATTCCAGGTGATGACAGGCTCACCATTCGCATCCACTGGAATTGCCTCCACTGCAACCGCCCCATCGGCATCATCATCGACGCGGGCAAACTGCATCAACGCCTTGTCGTTCGCAGGGTTGCCATCCATATTGATATTCAGAAACTCAAGGATCGCACTATCGGCATAACGGAAATGATCATTGTCTATCAACGCATGACGGCGTACATCCTTGAACATGTCCAGCGGCGCATCACCGGCGGGCAATCTGGCATCAAAACTTTTCAGATCGACATATCTGGCATGGCACATCAGGCAGTCGTTCTCCACCACCCCACTCTTCTGCCAGTCCCACTGGGTTATTACCGGGTTACCATCAGCATCAGTACTACGATTGAAGTAGTCACCATCCAGTGCCGTTACGGTGGTTGGATCCACCTCATCGTAGCGTCGACCGTTACGGTCCTTCTCCATCCAACCGCCACCGGAATGACAGCTGACGCAGCGTTTGACCAGTCCGGCAGAGCCATGATCGGCAAAATCGGATTCTGTGGCATTCTCCTTTTTCGCCAGGATATCGGGGTTATTGCTGCCCATGCAGTTATATCCACCGTAATACCCGGGAGAGACCAATTGCGGCAGACCACGCTCGGCACCAAAGTCATCTCTTGCTTCGTCACGCCCCTGTTCAAAATGGAAGGCGTGGGTAATCGCATCGTAGTCGTGACAGCCACCTGTGCCGCAACTCATGCGCGGACTGTAAGGCTTACCGCTATCCAACACATGGCTGCCACTCTCATCCAGCAACGGAATGGCGGGATGGGCCTTCGGCTCATCCAGTACACCGGCCCAGGAACTATTGATGCCCGCAAACGTAAATACCAGAAACCCGGCCTTTAACAAAAGGCCGGCCTTACGGGATTTTCCCAACATGATCTCTCCCCTTTTTAATTATTTAGGTACTACTGCCGACCAACGTGCGGAAGGCATGCAAGTTTTTAGCACTTGTTCGTAAAACCCAAAAGCAGGAGTCATGCCAAAATTTAATTTTCTTTGGAATCAGCAAGATAGGAAAAATTTAGTTTAGGACTTTATTTGAATTGTGGGATATCCCACCATAAATTATGGGATATCACTCTATCTACAGCGTTAGACTAAAATGACGTTAATGAGATGAGCGTATCGACTGGAATTAATCGGAGGAACGGGATGCAACTGGGAATGATCGGTTTGGGGCGCATGGGCGCCAACATGGTGCGGCGATTGATGAAAGACGGTCACGAGTGTATTGCCTACGACCTGAACCGGGAGGCAGTCACTCAAATGGAACAGGAGGGTGCCACCGGCGCCACGGATTGGCAGGATCTGGTGCAGAAACTGGAAGCTCCCCGCGCAGTCTGGATCATGGTGCCGGCGGGTGTGGTGGACAACACCATTACGGCGATTTCCGCCTACCTGGACGAGGGTGACACCATCATCGATGGCGGCAACTCCTACTACAAGGATGACATTACCCGTTATAAACACCTCCATGAGAGAGGCATCCACTATCTCGATGTCGGCACCAGCGGCGGAGTCCTGGGACTTGAACGGGGTTACTGTCTGATGATCGGCGGCGAACAGGAAACTGTCTCTCGGCTTCAACCTGTTTTCACCTCACTGGCTCCCGGGGTTGGCAAAATTCCCCGCACCCGCAGTCGTTCCGGCAATCCAGGACCGGCAGAACAGGGGTGGCTCCACTGCGGACCTGCAGGGGCAGGACACTTTGTCAAAATGGTGCACAACGGCATCGAGTATGGCTTGATGGCTGCCTATGCCGAAGGGTTCAATATCCTCCGCCACGCCAACGTTGGGCAGCTGGCCGCCGAGTCCGATGCGGAGACCACCCCACTGAGGGATCCCGAGACATTCCAATACGATATAGACGTTGCGCAGGTGGCCGAACTCTGGCGCCGGGGCAGTGTTGTCTCCTCCTGGCTACTCGACCTCACCGCCGCCGCACTGGGCGACAACCCCAATCTCACCGATTTTTCCGGCAGAGTCTCCGACTCCGGCGAAGGGCGTTGGACCAGCATAGCTGCCATCGAATCGGGGGCTCCTGCCCATGTACTCACCGCTGCCCTATTCAACCGTTTCTCCTCCCGTGGAGAGGCTGATTATGGAGACAGGCTACTGTCCGCCATGCGCTACGAATTCGGTGGACATAAAGAGAAGAGCGACTAACCCCTGCAATAAGCACTAAGAAAAATCCTACAGAATCTTAAGACATCTACCAATGACTTTAATTCCTCCTCGGGCCAGAATTGCTAAGCCCCTCGGGGTGAGGGTGTGGGATATTGAAGTGTAACTTCCCATATTTAAAGACAACCTGGTCAAGTTTTTCTAAGGAGATAGGCAATGAAAGGATTCATTCATAACATTACACTGATATTGATGCTTTTGGCTCTACCGGTTACTGCCAGTGCAGAAGTGGTTAATATCAACAAGGCTGACGCACAGACCCTGGCATCCGAGCTCAAGGGTATTGGTGCTTCCAAAGCGGAAGCCATCATCAAATTTCGGCAGGAACACGGCAGTTTTACCTCTGTGGATCAGCTGACTCTGGTGCCCGGTGTGGGGGACAAACTGTTATCAACTTTGCGACCTATGCTGTCACTGGATTCAGATTAACAAACCCATGACAGAAGGGCGGAGTCTGGAAAACAGGCTCCGCCTATCGCAAGCCACTTCATTAACCCTGGCGAAGACGAGGCAATCAATCCACTGGAAAAACTGATGCAGAATCAGTATCTTTAGCTGAATCCTGTTTTTCACAATCGATCTTGGTCCGTAGCAATCATGCTCTCCATGTACAAAAATACAGTCTGCATTTTACTTCCTCTTCTTTTGCCCA from Gammaproteobacteria bacterium (ex Lamellibrachia satsuma) harbors:
- a CDS encoding 4Fe-4S binding protein, with protein sequence MAESRWISRFFRGRWLRYNIIVISCLMLLSPFLFLPQLAGNDDLCGGLCIRRFYLIFPGMGWDDFVSQVKVAAIGVGALAMILTVTFFFGRLWCGYLCPMGGFPELVSRLFHDRWKIDYRVLPQVPIRYGYFITYLVVMPALGFSACTLCNFITIPRMFEAFVGDARGIVYLISTVGAVNLALVILLGFFAKLGRGYCQFLCPVGAIDGIINRIGAKLSFVQRIRVERSRCTGCRDCAEVCISGAIRMEDRIAEVDQLSCLVCRECVIACEWGAIDWVTLPPQKMPARLKKGIEVAPPPVWSAVAPKGEGKERRKLRWSLILVAVLFGFGLMMAIVTDVIGAQRQSDPDGCLACHALPGLAYADKDGVIRDSTLSSDHYAASIHGSVPCTDCHRKIKAFPHRPENGEVDCAAACHLEEPSKGEAYTHKPIAEEFLASIHGQGQTKGFTGANRIDEDLNYAPPSCRRCHANTLYIPEEKMALFQEAFNHEEQACGNCHQGKVWRGQMGGHILRRLVGERWTKQEEVKVCNGCHQDREAMKRVERQSTSDGKKKAADAHFVLASDSYEMGLHGRLVAANSEDGTTCSECHAPSGSRHGILPAENKASAVHADNLKQTCTAAGCHGYAAHPLNSGFLHTDMHDLDIVPAYSDLNPLKPGRFDSNWTRTLAILTPPVALFFVAGMLWSLFDWKKRDARPILGGTLFERHMLKKKPKKKKAGKKKLSVSGGNRPVRDKTWFKRMRRSKKRAYFKQEQERLKQASRQDSKTESANGEGDEISSDASPGKDS
- a CDS encoding cytochrome C produces the protein MLGKSRKAGLLLKAGFLVFTFAGINSSWAGVLDEPKAHPAIPLLDESGSHVLDSGKPYSPRMSCGTGGCHDYDAITHAFHFEQGRDEARDDFGAERGLPQLVSPGYYGGYNCMGSNNPDILAKKENATESDFADHGSAGLVKRCVSCHSGGGWMEKDRNGRRYDEVDPTTVTALDGDYFNRSTDADGNPVITQWDWQKSGVVENDCLMCHARYVDLKSFDARLPAGDAPLDMFKDVRRHALIDNDHFRYADSAILEFLNINMDGNPANDKALMQFARVDDDADGAVAVEAIPVDANGEPVITWNAAAFDGDRKAVIPMVRYPANDACMQCHRTANSRRGFYGFGDNATLVYEENDLLVRDYQDDVHKGLDWTEANGETREIQNCNACHTRNYYNPSHSNVDLDADHSFLKGNSDMDVANERDYTPSAKSCVYCHDDAETPAIPSGHPDMLSAHRERWKLAGDMAGYTENSLTSITQTHLDVVTCEACHITDKASRGTSLQIMYRYAASEDGKVRLRPYNARYRYYWKDKTSGYVFSQTERNSAFRMETDANGDQYGAVIDPVSGAELGQVTVRFSHGSWRFGDPADYDTMMALKGAYDAVLLGKGLENPDAVLVWSASNFYVMSHNTRPAVEAAQCEDCHTQTARGAFSSLISNDGILSEANIKTVTTVVDKRLVDEGVIVFDFPSMKVDANGVVTENVSDILYSSGINPSLSRLNSSIAPVISGMVQKIVSDTAMAGIGLAEGDIAPLQLLMPTGEIYLFQPSNGEPAVRQVAIMSEDSVQAGVVLPTYRFLVGMGSDELATAATQATNRQTYMVYRLEATDSSGNPVTQFPGTPLYVKLPWSGTDVDQVSIVTSSDGVAWGQVDPASIVLVRPQTAAEDGYVVMRTDHFSYYAVTDAVARDTVDSTSISSSGGGSVIYLPMVLLLLLSGRLLQRRKTARI
- the gnd gene encoding decarboxylating 6-phosphogluconate dehydrogenase; the protein is MQLGMIGLGRMGANMVRRLMKDGHECIAYDLNREAVTQMEQEGATGATDWQDLVQKLEAPRAVWIMVPAGVVDNTITAISAYLDEGDTIIDGGNSYYKDDITRYKHLHERGIHYLDVGTSGGVLGLERGYCLMIGGEQETVSRLQPVFTSLAPGVGKIPRTRSRSGNPGPAEQGWLHCGPAGAGHFVKMVHNGIEYGLMAAYAEGFNILRHANVGQLAAESDAETTPLRDPETFQYDIDVAQVAELWRRGSVVSSWLLDLTAAALGDNPNLTDFSGRVSDSGEGRWTSIAAIESGAPAHVLTAALFNRFSSRGEADYGDRLLSAMRYEFGGHKEKSD
- a CDS encoding helix-hairpin-helix domain-containing protein; translation: MKGFIHNITLILMLLALPVTASAEVVNINKADAQTLASELKGIGASKAEAIIKFRQEHGSFTSVDQLTLVPGVGDKLLSTLRPMLSLDSD